The Sphingobacteriales bacterium genome has a segment encoding these proteins:
- a CDS encoding DHH family phosphoesterase: MMKITALQEYLNTARRIVITTHHRPDGDALGSSLAMYHFLKNHPAAHDVKVIVPSEYPDFLQSLPAATEVLVFGANLAKSLLLIEKSDLIFCLDYNAFHRTHTMESYLAQSKALKVLIDHHLQPDTAAMDFVLSDTSASSTCELVLDFLDMLGARDAVDTDIAHCLYAGLLTDTGRFKFSITPKVHETAAFLVKCGANAFQITDDIYESYSEDRLRLWGYAIDERMEVLWEYRTAIISLPAEVFRRFQYRVGDTEGLVNFPLSIKGIYLVALITENEGMVKLSLRSKGDFSVDEMARTHFEGGGHRNAAGGRSKLMSLEAVVQKFKDLLPLYAEQLQTSDPVPL; the protein is encoded by the coding sequence ATGATGAAGATAACTGCATTACAGGAATATTTGAATACGGCACGGCGCATTGTTATTACTACCCACCACCGCCCTGATGGCGATGCGCTGGGCAGTTCTTTGGCAATGTATCATTTTCTCAAAAACCACCCCGCCGCCCACGATGTAAAGGTGATTGTGCCTTCGGAATATCCCGATTTTTTGCAGTCGCTGCCCGCCGCCACCGAGGTGCTGGTATTTGGGGCAAATCTGGCAAAGAGTTTATTGCTCATTGAAAAAAGCGACCTCATTTTTTGTTTGGATTACAACGCTTTTCATCGCACACATACGATGGAGTCGTATTTGGCACAGAGCAAAGCCCTCAAAGTACTCATCGACCACCACCTGCAACCCGATACCGCCGCTATGGATTTTGTTTTGAGCGATACTTCGGCGAGTTCTACCTGCGAGTTGGTGCTTGATTTTTTGGATATGCTCGGCGCACGCGATGCCGTTGATACCGATATAGCGCACTGCTTGTATGCCGGTTTGCTCACCGACACCGGACGTTTTAAATTCTCCATTACGCCAAAAGTACACGAAACGGCGGCTTTTTTGGTAAAATGCGGCGCAAACGCTTTTCAAATCACAGACGACATCTACGAAAGCTACTCCGAAGACCGCCTGCGCTTGTGGGGCTACGCCATTGATGAGCGAATGGAAGTGCTGTGGGAATACCGCACCGCTATTATCAGCTTGCCGGCAGAGGTGTTCCGGCGTTTTCAGTATCGCGTGGGCGACACCGAAGGTTTGGTCAATTTCCCGCTTTCCATCAAAGGTATTTATTTGGTGGCACTCATCACCGAAAACGAAGGTATGGTGAAGTTGTCGCTACGCTCCAAAGGCGATTTTTCGGTAGATGAAATGGCACGAACCCACTTTGAAGGCGGCGGACACCGCAACGCCGCCGGCGGACGCAGCAAATTGATGTCGTTGGAGGCAGTGGTGCAAAAATTTAAAGACCTCCTGCCTTTGTATGCTGAACAATTGCAAACTTCTGATCCCGTTCCTTTATAA
- a CDS encoding FKBP-type peptidyl-prolyl cis-trans isomerase, whose translation MKKIAFIVLTLVATFIACKTDGGGSGKQKAANGVEYTIFTSQGGRKPQFNDFIYVFMKYTTPADSVIFNSFTRSSPMAFKLTDKLFRGAMNEALMNMGAGDSALLLVPAELIFGDKRLPVTLKTGDKLKYTIKLVDVKSESEYRDAQTEKMRQATIPKDPELVKKETETIANYAGNRGLTMQKTQRGVFYNISNEGSGNKPKDGEEVYVNYRGTLLDGTEFDSSHKRNEPFKFILGKNMVIPGWEDAIPLMGKGGRGTFIIPSHLAYGAMARPGIPANSVLVFDIELLDIKKAAQ comes from the coding sequence ATGAAAAAAATTGCTTTTATAGTACTAACCTTAGTAGCAACATTTATCGCTTGTAAAACAGATGGCGGCGGCAGTGGCAAACAAAAAGCCGCCAATGGCGTGGAATACACTATTTTTACTTCTCAGGGCGGGCGCAAGCCGCAGTTCAATGATTTTATTTATGTATTTATGAAATACACCACACCCGCCGACTCGGTGATTTTCAACTCCTTTACGCGCTCTTCACCGATGGCTTTTAAGCTCACCGACAAATTGTTCAGAGGTGCTATGAACGAAGCCCTGATGAATATGGGCGCGGGCGACAGTGCCTTGCTCTTAGTGCCTGCCGAGTTGATTTTCGGCGACAAACGCTTGCCGGTTACGCTAAAAACAGGCGATAAACTCAAATATACCATCAAATTAGTTGATGTGAAAAGTGAAAGCGAATATCGCGATGCTCAAACCGAAAAAATGCGCCAAGCTACCATTCCTAAAGACCCCGAATTGGTGAAAAAAGAAACCGAAACCATCGCCAATTATGCAGGTAACAGAGGATTGACGATGCAAAAAACACAACGTGGCGTGTTTTATAATATCAGCAACGAAGGCAGCGGCAACAAACCCAAAGACGGTGAAGAAGTGTATGTTAATTATCGCGGCACTTTGCTCGATGGTACCGAGTTCGACTCTTCGCACAAGCGCAATGAGCCTTTTAAGTTTATTTTGGGTAAAAATATGGTGATTCCGGGTTGGGAAGATGCCATTCCTTTAATGGGCAAAGGAGGCAGAGGTACTTTTATTATTCCTTCGCATTTGGCGTATGGTGCTATGGCTCGTCCGGGAATTCCTGCCAATTCGGTGTTGGTATTTGATATAGAGTTGCTTGATATTAAAAAAGCAGCACAATAA
- a CDS encoding AhpC/TSA family protein: MKLIYSVCLSAIMAIISCNNEMPKGGFKISGEAKNYPENTQVVLQEIRGAQPVALDTTTTTKEGTFTFNGKAKDKSFARVLVGGNDAFFILDNAKINVNIDQSNPRLYTVAGTSENSILQNLMNDVRTNKTNREYMTQFLDTVKSPLLAYYAMQFFNIQGDMAVYEKVEQRLKAEMPNSELTQTLSKFITDSKATIAAQQATEASTGTGAMAQEIKLPSPDGKEMALSQLRGKVVLLDFWASWCGPCRKENPNVVNAYNKYKDKGFEVFSVSLDKDKQRWIDAIEKDKLAWKWHVSDLQFWNSAPARAYGVTSIPASFLIDKDGKIIGKNLRGPLLDAKLKEIFG; the protein is encoded by the coding sequence ATGAAATTAATTTATTCTGTCTGCTTATCTGCCATTATGGCCATTATCAGCTGCAATAACGAAATGCCTAAGGGCGGTTTTAAAATTTCGGGCGAAGCCAAAAATTACCCCGAAAACACCCAAGTCGTTTTGCAGGAAATTCGCGGCGCACAACCCGTAGCTTTAGACACTACCACTACCACCAAAGAAGGTACTTTTACTTTTAACGGCAAAGCCAAAGACAAAAGTTTTGCGAGGGTATTGGTAGGTGGCAACGATGCTTTTTTTATTTTGGACAATGCCAAAATCAACGTCAATATTGACCAATCAAATCCGCGTTTATACACCGTTGCGGGTACTTCCGAAAACTCAATATTGCAAAACCTGATGAACGATGTACGCACCAACAAAACAAACCGCGAATACATGACGCAGTTTTTGGATACTGTTAAAAGTCCGCTTTTGGCGTATTATGCGATGCAATTTTTCAATATTCAAGGAGATATGGCGGTGTATGAAAAAGTAGAACAACGCCTGAAAGCAGAAATGCCCAATTCCGAACTCACACAAACACTTTCTAAATTTATCACCGACAGCAAAGCGACGATAGCCGCCCAACAAGCCACCGAAGCCAGTACAGGCACCGGAGCTATGGCACAGGAAATCAAATTACCTTCGCCCGATGGCAAAGAGATGGCACTTTCGCAGTTGCGCGGCAAAGTGGTGTTGTTGGATTTTTGGGCAAGCTGGTGTGGTCCTTGCCGCAAAGAAAATCCCAATGTGGTAAACGCTTACAACAAATACAAAGACAAAGGTTTTGAAGTGTTCAGCGTATCGCTCGACAAAGACAAACAGCGTTGGATAGATGCCATTGAAAAAGACAAACTCGCTTGGAAATGGCATGTTAGCGACCTCCAATTTTGGAATTCTGCACCTGCCCGCGCTTATGGAGTTACTTCTATTCCGGCGAGTTTCCTGATTGACAAAGACGGAAAAATCATCGGCAAAAACTTGCGAGGTCCGCTATTAGATGCCAAACTAAAAGAGATTTTTGGATAA
- the gatB gene encoding Asp-tRNA(Asn)/Glu-tRNA(Gln) amidotransferase subunit GatB, with protein MIEFETVIGLEVHIQLQTQRKIFAPDAYRFGAAPNTLSSAVTAAHPGTLPFLNRRAVECAVRLGTALQCSINRYSYFERKHYFYPDLPKGYQITQDRQPICVGGEVQIGEKNETPRSIRIHHIHMEEDAGKSLHDQHDTASWIDLNRAGVPLLELVTEPDLRSGEEAAQFLGNLRKLVLRLGISDANMEEGSLRCDANISVRRKGDPELGKRVEVKNINSLRFLRKAIEFEQTRQIAMVEQGVTVERQTRGYDADKNITFAQRSKELAHDYRYFPEPDLPPVILDDDLIAEFTADMPELEAQSSSRLIQQYGLGNYEAAQLAEDVYLLHYFEQTAAADPAVSPKSAANWLLNAVRALLNDQQIAWQHCPLSPQHLAQLIALSESGTINTAAAKTVLLPQMLLQPQLSAEKLAQSLHLIIENDDNFAADLADEVLKKFPNEVKAYQNGKKQLFSMFMGQLLKASQGKITAEMAVKLLEAKLK; from the coding sequence ATGATAGAATTTGAAACGGTTATTGGTTTAGAAGTACATATTCAGCTTCAAACCCAACGGAAAATTTTTGCACCCGATGCCTATCGCTTTGGAGCTGCACCCAATACATTGAGCAGTGCTGTCACTGCCGCCCATCCGGGTACTTTACCTTTTCTCAATCGCCGCGCCGTAGAGTGTGCCGTGCGTTTGGGTACTGCGTTGCAATGCAGCATCAACCGCTATTCTTACTTCGAGCGCAAGCACTATTTTTATCCCGACCTGCCCAAAGGCTACCAAATTACACAAGACCGCCAGCCTATTTGTGTAGGTGGCGAGGTGCAAATCGGAGAAAAAAACGAAACTCCGCGCTCCATTCGTATTCATCATATCCACATGGAAGAAGATGCGGGCAAAAGCCTCCACGACCAACACGACACCGCTTCGTGGATAGACCTAAACCGCGCCGGCGTGCCTTTGCTGGAATTAGTAACCGAACCCGATCTGCGCTCCGGCGAAGAGGCGGCGCAATTTCTCGGCAACCTGCGCAAATTGGTGCTTCGACTGGGCATCAGCGATGCCAATATGGAAGAGGGCAGCCTGCGTTGCGATGCCAATATATCGGTGCGCCGCAAAGGAGATCCCGAATTGGGCAAAAGGGTAGAGGTGAAAAATATCAATTCGCTGCGTTTTTTGCGTAAAGCCATAGAATTTGAACAAACCCGCCAGATTGCTATGGTAGAACAAGGCGTAACGGTGGAGCGGCAAACACGCGGCTATGATGCCGACAAAAATATTACGTTTGCACAACGTTCTAAAGAGTTGGCGCACGACTACCGCTATTTTCCCGAACCCGACCTGCCGCCGGTTATCCTCGACGACGACCTCATCGCTGAATTTACCGCCGATATGCCGGAGTTGGAAGCACAGAGCAGCAGCCGTCTCATACAACAATACGGATTGGGCAACTACGAAGCCGCCCAACTCGCCGAAGATGTGTATTTGCTCCATTATTTTGAACAAACCGCCGCCGCCGACCCTGCTGTTTCGCCGAAAAGTGCGGCAAACTGGCTGCTCAATGCGGTGCGTGCCCTGCTCAACGACCAACAAATTGCGTGGCAGCATTGCCCTTTGTCGCCGCAACATCTGGCTCAGTTGATAGCACTCAGTGAAAGCGGAACTATCAATACCGCCGCCGCCAAAACTGTATTGCTGCCGCAGATGCTCCTGCAACCGCAACTTTCTGCCGAAAAATTAGCACAATCCCTTCATCTCATTATTGAAAATGATGATAACTTTGCAGCTGATTTGGCAGATGAGGTATTAAAAAAGTTTCCAAATGAAGTAAAAGCCTATCAAAACGGTAAAAAACAACTTTTTTCTATGTTTATGGGGCAACTCCTAAAAGCATCACAAGGAAAAATAACCGCAGAAATGGCAGTAAAATTGTTGGAAGCAAAACTTAAATAA
- the nhaD gene encoding sodium:proton antiporter NhaD: MSVITLLVIIFIVGYCCIAFEHNIKIDKTASALLTGMLLWAIVAVFGHSIPLQEAAAIEMVQKEGWKHFIEHELVHHFYDIANILFFLLGAMTIVETVDIHDGFYVITNQITTRNKTLLLWIISILTFFLSAVLDNLTTAIVMVSLLSKLISDRYLRLLYASMVIIAANAGGAWSPIGDVTTTMLWIGGQITSFNIMKMVFLPSVTCMALPAFLMSFQPLMRGTLDLKNTANAYHTTITERYIVFFVGISALLFVPVFKTITHLPPSMGMMLGLGVLWLTVDILHRKKPHEDKRKVSIYHALERVDVPSVLFFLGILMAVAALQSVRTLKELAELLAQQVGNNDIILVLIGMLSAVLDNVPLVAACMGMYDVVPSSMYFMQDGKFWEFLAYCAGTGGSMLIIGSAAGVAVMGLERINFMWYLRHITWLAAAGYFAGVAVYLLQYALTH, from the coding sequence ATGTCAGTTATTACATTATTGGTAATTATTTTTATTGTTGGGTATTGTTGTATTGCCTTTGAACACAACATAAAAATAGATAAAACCGCTTCGGCTTTGCTGACCGGAATGTTATTGTGGGCAATTGTAGCTGTTTTTGGACATTCTATTCCTTTACAAGAGGCAGCAGCCATAGAAATGGTACAAAAAGAGGGTTGGAAACATTTCATTGAACACGAATTAGTCCATCATTTTTACGATATTGCCAATATTCTGTTTTTTCTTTTGGGGGCAATGACGATTGTAGAAACCGTAGATATACACGATGGTTTTTATGTTATTACCAACCAGATTACTACGCGCAATAAAACACTGCTCCTTTGGATCATTTCTATTCTTACGTTTTTTTTGTCGGCAGTATTGGATAATCTTACCACCGCTATTGTAATGGTATCGCTGTTGAGCAAATTAATCAGCGACCGCTATTTGCGTTTGTTGTATGCTTCTATGGTTATTATCGCGGCTAATGCAGGCGGTGCGTGGAGTCCTATCGGCGATGTAACGACTACGATGTTATGGATTGGCGGACAAATTACTAGTTTCAATATTATGAAAATGGTGTTTTTGCCCAGTGTGACTTGTATGGCATTGCCCGCATTTTTGATGAGTTTTCAGCCACTTATGCGCGGTACTTTGGATTTAAAAAACACCGCAAACGCTTATCATACTACAATTACTGAACGTTATATTGTATTTTTTGTAGGTATATCCGCCTTGCTGTTTGTGCCTGTTTTTAAAACTATTACACACCTGCCGCCTTCTATGGGTATGATGCTCGGTTTGGGTGTATTGTGGCTGACAGTGGATATTTTACACCGTAAAAAACCACACGAGGATAAAAGGAAAGTGTCTATTTATCACGCTTTGGAGCGCGTAGATGTGCCGAGTGTGTTATTCTTTCTGGGAATATTGATGGCGGTGGCAGCCTTGCAGTCGGTGAGAACCCTCAAGGAGTTGGCAGAATTGCTGGCGCAGCAGGTGGGCAACAACGATATTATTCTGGTATTGATAGGTATGTTGTCGGCGGTATTGGATAATGTTCCTTTGGTGGCGGCTTGTATGGGTATGTACGATGTGGTGCCTTCGAGTATGTATTTTATGCAGGACGGCAAATTTTGGGAGTTTTTGGCGTATTGCGCCGGCACAGGCGGCAGTATGCTCATCATCGGTTCGGCGGCGGGCGTAGCCGTGATGGGCTTGGAGCGCATCAATTTTATGTGGTATTTGCGCCATATTACTTGGTTGGCGGCGGCGGGTTATTTTGCCGGCGTTGCGGTATATTTGCTGCAATATGCACTGACGCATTAA